A DNA window from Haloactinospora alba contains the following coding sequences:
- a CDS encoding Panacea domain-containing protein yields the protein MASAHDVAAYVLSKVGPVSTMKLQKLVYYSQAWSLVWDEDPLFQERIEAWANGPVVRELFAEHRGQFSVGEWPRGDVDHLTPDQRKSIDVVVDTYGKLTGKQLSEMTHNEDPWRKARAGLPAHVGSNAEIPPDAMKEFYSSLLDRDDAETV from the coding sequence GTGGCTAGCGCACATGACGTAGCCGCTTACGTCCTGTCCAAGGTCGGCCCCGTGTCCACCATGAAGCTTCAGAAGCTCGTCTACTACTCGCAGGCGTGGTCGCTGGTCTGGGACGAGGACCCCCTGTTCCAGGAGCGCATCGAGGCATGGGCCAACGGTCCTGTCGTACGCGAACTGTTCGCCGAGCACCGCGGCCAGTTCTCCGTTGGGGAGTGGCCGCGTGGTGACGTCGACCACCTGACCCCTGACCAGCGCAAGAGCATCGACGTTGTGGTCGACACCTACGGGAAGCTAACGGGGAAGCAGCTCAGCGAGATGACCCACAACGAAGACCCTTGGAGGAAGGCCCGGGCGGGCCTTCCCGCCCATGTCGGCAGCAACGCTGAGATCCCGCCGGACGCGATGAAGGAGTTCTACAGCTCGCTGCTCGACAGGGACGACGCCGAGACTGTATGA